A genomic region of Parambassis ranga chromosome 7, fParRan2.1, whole genome shotgun sequence contains the following coding sequences:
- the nppa gene encoding natriuretic peptides A, whose protein sequence is MKTVLLWGLLVLLCHQAAVSSHILRRPSSTSSLAQLKSLLEHFEETLAEAAQEENSEADYEGTNQESEYSQTDQGWNLDQEGDKETLISERTQPPFEGHSRSAIQRSRLQDLLMTARKRASGCFGARMDRIGNASGLGCNSGRGKNRKQSILN, encoded by the exons ATGAAAACTGTGCTCCTGTGGGGCCTGTTGGTCCTGCTGTGCCATCAAGCAGCAGTCAGCAGCCACATACTGAGAAGACCCTCTTCTACCAGCAGCTTGGCCCAGCTCAAG TCATTACTGGAACATTTTGAGGAGACTCTGGCTGAAGCAGCCCAGGAGGAGAACTCTGAAGCTGATTATGAAGGGACGAACCAAGAGTCTGAATACAGCCAGACCGATCAGGGATGGAACCTGGACCAGGAGGGGGACAAAGAAACTTTGATTTCAGAAAGAACTCAACCACCATTTGAGGGACACAGCAGGAGTGCGATTCAAAGGAGCCGTCTGCAGGACCTTCTGATGACTGCCAGGAAAAGGGCCTCTGGCTGCTTTGGAGCCAGGATGGATCGAATAGGAAACGCCAGTGGCCTTGGATGCAACAGTGGAAGGGGTAAAAACAGAAAGCAATCtattttgaattaa
- the nppb gene encoding natriuretic peptides B: MHLSSVSLCCLLIILNLQLSSTYPISTALTDTDMDILKVLLHRLEESVSEQTVEDQRVSADRGDLSHLNMEDEADEPQPQTGLDEEKIREYFSAKNLKSVRNDSSRRPSGCFGRRMDRIGSMSSLGCNTVGRYNPK, encoded by the exons ATGCATCTGTCTTCCGTTTcgctctgctgcctcctcatcATCTTAAACCTGCAGCTATCCAGCACATATCCCATCAGCACTGCCTTGACTGACACCGACATGGACATTTTAAAG GTGCTCCTTCATAGACTAGAGGAGtctgtttctgagcagactgtGGAGGACCAGAGGGTGTCTGCAGACAGGGGTGATCTGAGCCACCTAAATATGGAGGATGAAGCAGATGAGCCTCagccacaaactggactggatgAAGAGAAGATCAGGGAATACTTTTCAGCCAAGAACCTGAAGAGTGTCCGCAATGACTCATCCCGGAGACCTTCCGGTTGCTTTGGCCGGCGAATGGACAGGATAGGCTCCATGAGTTCTTTGGGGTGTAACACTGTTGGAAGATACA ATCCAAAGTAA
- the nppal gene encoding natriuretic peptide A-like, producing MNPNICVCCLSLLLLVNFVRAKPVFDLQSLRQLLQEEMNSAPLYSPEEVEVEENTDNSVFGAAEEQPWDSSDPRNSALTGKGNAFARLFKDLMRTSKRSWSRYKKGGLRSCFGVRLDRIGSFSGLGC from the exons ATGAACCCTAAcatctgtgtctgctgtttATCTTTGCTGTTACTGGTTAACTTTGTGAGAGCCAAGCCCGTGTTTGACTTGCAG AGTTTGAGGCAGCTTTTACAGGAGGAGATGAACTCGGCCCCCCTCTACTCccctgaggaggtggaggtggaggagaacaCAGACAACTCGGTATTCGGAGCTGCTGAGGAGCAGCCGTGGGACTCCTCCGATCCCAGGAACTCTGCGCTGACCGGGAAAGGCAACGCGTTCGCCCGACTCTTCAAAGACCTCATGAGGACCTCTAAGCGCTCGTGGAGCCGGTACAAGAAGGGCGGGCTGCGGAGCTGCTTCGGGGTCCGGCTAGATCGGATCGGCTCCTTCAGCGGACTGGGATGCTGA